From Desulfurobacterium pacificum, a single genomic window includes:
- a CDS encoding HI0074 family nucleotidyltransferase substrate-binding subunit: MAVRKLEEFEKALRDFSKALEINLSDFPQEIRDVIESGQIQKFEMCFELFWKTAKEFLRDKEGIDVVSPKRVIKTLFQLNYLTYEEYESAIEMLDSRNYLSHVYRRELVDLILPKLKEYYSLMEKILETFKNTEI; encoded by the coding sequence ATGGCTGTAAGAAAACTTGAGGAATTTGAGAAGGCATTAAGAGATTTTTCTAAAGCATTAGAAATAAATTTGTCAGATTTTCCACAAGAAATAAGAGATGTTATAGAAAGTGGACAGATTCAAAAGTTTGAGATGTGTTTTGAACTATTCTGGAAAACAGCAAAAGAGTTTTTGAGAGATAAAGAAGGGATAGACGTAGTTTCTCCTAAACGGGTTATTAAAACGCTTTTTCAATTAAACTACTTAACTTACGAAGAGTATGAGTCAGCCATTGAAATGCTTGATAGCAGAAATTATCTATCTCACGTTTATAGGAGAGAACTGGTTGATTTAATCCTTCCGAAATTGAAAGAATATTACTCTTTAATGGAAAAAATCCTGGAAACTTTCAAGAACACAGAAATTTAA
- the dnaE gene encoding DNA polymerase III subunit alpha, producing MANKGDFVHLHLHSQYSILDGAIKINELIDKAIEYGMPAVAVTDHGNMFASYELYKTCKSKGIKPIIGQEFYIAKGSRFDKKKGNEGEKGSYHLVLLAKNDTGLKNLMKLSSIAFLEGFYYKPRIDKEVLEKHSEGLIALSACVQGEIPLLYLQGKEEEAKNAAKWYKELFGDDFYLEVQYHGLRDQERANRFLTQLSKELDIELVATNDAHYLNRDDWEAHDVLLCLQTGKKLSDEKRMKFPTKEFYFKNAEEMLKVFSEIPHAVYNTLKIAEKVEDTLPTFESSDYLLPKYTVPEGYTYESFLRELAHKGLERRFKEQGIKDGETKRKYYERLEHELKIISDMGFPGYFLIVWDFINWAKKNGIPVGPGRGSAAGSLVAYAIGITDIDPIRFNLLFERFLNPERVTMPDIDVDICQEGRDRVIQYVRDKYGEDKVCQIITFGTMKTKMVVRDVGRVLGMPAKEVDKFAKLIPSDAKSVEEAVEKAPEIKELTEKDETIKKLIEIAKRLQGLARQTGVHAAGVVIAPETLTNFIPLARSKDGDVTTQFDMGQVEALGLLKMDFLGLKTLTIIDRTIRLIEERHGVKIEPTKLPLDDEKTFKLLQEGNTVGVFQLESRGMRNLMKRLKPSVFEDIIALVALYRPGPLNSGMAESYIKRKHGEEEVDYIFPELEPVLKETYGLFIYQEQIMQIANILAGYSLGEADLLRRAMGKKKKEIMEEQRNIFVTRAVERGYPRDKIEKLFDDIAKFAEYGFNKSHSAAYGFLAYVTAYLKAHYPKELMTVMMSIDYDKTDEIVKLMKDCRENGIPVYPPDVNRSNAMFSIEGEGIRFGLAGIKGVGEKAAQHIVEVREKEGAFKDIYDFCEKVDLKVVNRKVIESLIKAGAFDSTGISRAANLEVLDKAMSAAQSIQKSKSKGLMSLFGDEVSVVNKEIPEVEEWPERIKLEYERQSIGFYLSGHPLLEYKDFIKFGFNSTAEKEEWKDDQEVRLVGAITEVKTRRTQRGELWANVELSDMDGTVNVLVFPNVFKETMELLTEGNVVVIEGSVREEEESKSVIAKNVEPLNRQVFEKVNQVVLKLTDEELTDNFLEELKKTLEKLSSPNGKPVVLEMKLRDCFVKLQLHPEFSLPIETQVFSELGKILPRERISVA from the coding sequence ATGGCAAACAAAGGCGATTTCGTCCACCTCCACCTTCACTCGCAGTACTCAATTCTTGATGGCGCAATCAAAATAAACGAGTTAATAGATAAAGCCATTGAATACGGTATGCCTGCAGTAGCAGTTACAGACCACGGCAACATGTTCGCCTCATACGAACTTTACAAAACCTGCAAAAGTAAAGGAATTAAACCGATAATCGGGCAGGAGTTTTACATAGCAAAAGGCTCAAGGTTTGACAAAAAGAAAGGAAACGAAGGAGAGAAAGGAAGTTACCACCTGGTTCTTTTAGCCAAAAACGACACTGGTTTAAAAAACCTCATGAAACTTTCTTCCATAGCCTTCTTAGAAGGGTTTTACTATAAACCACGTATTGATAAAGAGGTTTTAGAAAAGCACAGCGAAGGGTTAATAGCCCTCTCTGCCTGCGTTCAGGGAGAAATACCTCTACTTTACTTGCAGGGAAAGGAAGAGGAAGCAAAAAACGCAGCCAAGTGGTATAAAGAACTCTTCGGAGATGATTTCTACCTTGAAGTTCAATACCACGGGCTGAGAGACCAGGAAAGAGCAAACAGGTTTCTAACTCAGCTATCAAAAGAGTTAGATATTGAATTAGTCGCAACCAACGACGCTCACTACTTAAACCGCGACGACTGGGAAGCCCACGACGTTCTCCTATGCCTTCAAACCGGAAAGAAACTCTCAGATGAAAAGCGTATGAAGTTTCCGACAAAAGAGTTCTACTTCAAAAACGCCGAAGAAATGCTAAAAGTGTTCTCGGAAATTCCACATGCTGTTTACAACACACTCAAAATAGCCGAAAAAGTAGAAGATACGCTACCAACATTTGAGTCTTCTGACTACCTGCTACCTAAATACACAGTTCCTGAAGGCTACACGTACGAAAGCTTCCTTAGAGAGCTTGCCCATAAAGGACTTGAAAGAAGGTTTAAAGAGCAGGGGATAAAAGACGGCGAAACAAAGAGGAAATACTACGAAAGGTTAGAACATGAACTTAAAATCATCTCCGACATGGGATTTCCCGGTTACTTCCTTATCGTTTGGGATTTCATCAACTGGGCAAAGAAAAACGGCATCCCCGTAGGACCAGGTAGAGGCTCAGCAGCAGGTTCTTTAGTCGCCTACGCCATAGGAATAACCGATATTGACCCGATAAGGTTTAACCTGCTTTTTGAAAGGTTCTTAAACCCTGAAAGGGTGACAATGCCAGATATTGACGTTGACATCTGTCAGGAAGGAAGAGACAGGGTAATCCAATACGTTAGAGATAAGTACGGCGAAGACAAAGTGTGCCAGATAATCACCTTTGGCACCATGAAAACAAAAATGGTTGTTAGAGATGTCGGAAGAGTTTTAGGAATGCCTGCAAAAGAGGTTGATAAGTTTGCGAAACTCATACCTTCCGACGCAAAGTCTGTTGAAGAGGCAGTAGAGAAAGCACCGGAAATAAAAGAGCTAACAGAGAAAGATGAAACCATAAAGAAACTGATAGAAATTGCCAAAAGGCTTCAAGGGCTTGCCAGACAAACGGGAGTTCACGCAGCCGGTGTCGTTATAGCCCCCGAAACGCTTACGAATTTCATTCCGTTAGCAAGAAGTAAGGACGGAGACGTTACTACTCAGTTTGACATGGGGCAGGTTGAAGCTTTAGGTCTGCTGAAAATGGACTTTTTAGGACTCAAAACGTTAACCATCATAGATAGAACCATCAGGCTAATTGAAGAAAGGCATGGAGTAAAGATAGAACCCACAAAACTGCCTTTAGATGATGAAAAGACGTTTAAGTTGCTTCAGGAAGGAAACACCGTAGGAGTGTTCCAGCTTGAATCTCGCGGCATGAGAAACCTGATGAAACGCCTCAAGCCGTCAGTTTTTGAAGACATAATTGCTTTAGTTGCTCTTTACCGCCCCGGTCCCCTAAACTCCGGAATGGCAGAAAGTTACATAAAACGTAAGCACGGCGAAGAGGAAGTTGACTACATATTCCCGGAACTTGAACCTGTTCTGAAAGAGACTTACGGGCTTTTCATCTATCAGGAACAGATAATGCAGATTGCCAACATCTTGGCAGGATACTCGTTAGGAGAAGCTGACCTTCTCCGCCGTGCTATGGGTAAGAAGAAAAAAGAAATCATGGAAGAACAGCGGAATATATTTGTTACAAGGGCGGTTGAGAGAGGATATCCGAGAGACAAGATAGAAAAACTATTTGACGATATAGCCAAATTCGCCGAATACGGATTTAACAAATCTCACTCTGCAGCTTACGGATTTTTAGCTTACGTAACAGCTTACTTAAAAGCGCACTATCCAAAAGAGTTAATGACTGTAATGATGTCTATTGACTACGATAAAACTGATGAAATCGTGAAGTTAATGAAAGACTGCAGAGAAAACGGCATTCCTGTATATCCGCCGGATGTAAACAGAAGTAACGCCATGTTCTCTATTGAAGGGGAAGGAATAAGGTTTGGACTCGCCGGTATAAAGGGAGTGGGAGAGAAAGCAGCGCAACACATCGTAGAGGTAAGAGAAAAAGAAGGTGCATTTAAAGATATCTACGATTTCTGCGAAAAGGTTGACCTGAAGGTTGTAAACAGAAAGGTAATAGAGTCGCTAATAAAAGCTGGCGCCTTTGATTCAACAGGAATCAGTAGAGCCGCCAATTTGGAGGTGTTAGATAAAGCAATGTCTGCCGCACAGAGCATACAGAAATCCAAAAGCAAAGGTCTTATGAGCCTATTTGGAGATGAAGTATCTGTAGTAAACAAAGAAATTCCTGAAGTGGAAGAGTGGCCTGAAAGGATAAAACTTGAGTATGAAAGACAATCCATAGGCTTTTACCTGTCAGGACATCCTCTCCTTGAATACAAGGATTTCATAAAGTTTGGATTTAACTCAACAGCCGAAAAGGAAGAGTGGAAAGACGACCAGGAAGTTAGGTTGGTTGGAGCTATCACAGAAGTGAAAACGCGAAGAACCCAGAGAGGAGAGCTTTGGGCAAACGTTGAACTCTCAGATATGGATGGAACGGTAAACGTTTTGGTATTTCCCAACGTATTTAAAGAAACAATGGAACTTTTAACGGAAGGAAATGTAGTCGTAATTGAAGGAAGCGTAAGGGAGGAAGAGGAAAGCAAATCGGTAATTGCAAAGAACGTAGAACCTTTAAATAGACAAGTATTTGAAAAGGTCAACCAGGTTGTTCTTAAACTGACCGATGAGGAGCTTACGGACAACTTCCTTGAAGAACTGAAGAAAACGCTGGAAAAGCTTTCCAGCCCAAACGGAAAACCGGTAGTTTTAGAAATGAAACTAAGAGATTGTTTTGTAAAATTGCAACTACACCCTGAGTTTTCGTTACCTATTGAAACACAGGTATTTAGCGAATTAGGGAAAATTTTACCAAGAGAAAGAATAAGTGTTGCTTGA
- a CDS encoding acetyl-CoA carboxylase carboxyltransferase subunit alpha: MSALFEFEKQVDRLRRKIEELKSMEKFEPAVIEEIEKKFQKKIKEFYENLEAWDRVQIARHPDRPHSIDFIRATFKDFVELHGDRHCGDGKAIIAGFAKFEGIPVCVIAQEKGRDTKEKIARNFGMPVPEDYRKALRVMKLAEKVGKPIITLVDTPGAFPGIEAEEKGQSEAIARNLYEMAKLTVPVVSVVIGEGGSGGALAISVANRLLMFENAIYSVISPEGCAAILWQSQDKVKEAAKALKLTAKDLLELGIIDEIIPEPLEGAHRDWDTTFKNFKTYVKKHLDELMRLSGKELREDRYAKFRRIGI, encoded by the coding sequence ATGAGCGCGTTATTTGAATTTGAAAAGCAGGTGGATAGATTAAGAAGAAAGATTGAGGAACTGAAGTCTATGGAGAAGTTTGAGCCAGCGGTTATTGAGGAGATAGAAAAAAAGTTTCAGAAGAAAATAAAAGAGTTCTACGAAAACCTTGAAGCCTGGGATAGGGTTCAAATAGCAAGACATCCAGATAGACCACATTCTATTGATTTTATAAGAGCTACTTTCAAAGATTTCGTTGAGCTTCACGGAGATAGACACTGCGGAGATGGAAAAGCAATAATTGCAGGCTTTGCAAAATTTGAGGGAATCCCTGTCTGCGTGATAGCACAGGAAAAAGGTAGAGACACAAAAGAGAAAATAGCAAGAAATTTCGGAATGCCCGTTCCTGAAGATTATAGAAAAGCTTTAAGAGTTATGAAGTTAGCAGAAAAGGTTGGGAAACCGATAATTACCCTTGTTGATACGCCGGGGGCTTTTCCTGGGATAGAGGCAGAAGAGAAAGGGCAGTCGGAAGCCATAGCAAGAAACCTTTACGAAATGGCAAAGTTAACAGTTCCTGTAGTAAGCGTGGTAATAGGAGAAGGCGGTTCAGGAGGAGCTTTGGCTATAAGCGTTGCTAACAGGCTTTTAATGTTTGAAAACGCCATTTACTCTGTTATCTCTCCGGAAGGTTGCGCCGCTATTTTGTGGCAGTCGCAGGATAAAGTTAAAGAGGCGGCTAAAGCGCTAAAGTTAACGGCTAAGGATTTACTTGAGTTGGGAATAATTGATGAAATCATTCCTGAACCGTTAGAAGGTGCACACAGGGATTGGGATACAACGTTTAAGAACTTTAAAACTTACGTGAAGAAGCATCTTGACGAACTGATGAGACTCTCCGGCAAAGAGCTTAGAGAAGATAGATACGCAAAGTTTAGAAGGATAGGAATTTAA
- a CDS encoding carbonic anhydrase, whose protein sequence is MTPKTVIESIFSENDEFVSSKGKDFFETHIHEQKPLITLVTCSDARVQPSIFSSELINNVFVIRNIGNQIENNVGSVDYGVFHLRTPVLLILGHVHCGAIKTFLEGYEDESMSIRHELDHLCIPVSRVERTGDFEKDWLMAVEENVHWQVRIAVERYGVLIKRNRLAVVGAVYDFANYYGKGYGRILIVNLNGDKNPKRIRKNPLLSNLPLEKVIP, encoded by the coding sequence ATGACTCCCAAAACCGTTATTGAAAGCATATTTTCCGAAAACGATGAGTTTGTTTCTTCTAAAGGTAAAGATTTCTTTGAAACTCACATTCACGAACAAAAACCTCTGATAACGCTTGTAACCTGTTCTGATGCGAGAGTTCAACCCAGTATTTTTTCAAGCGAGTTGATAAATAACGTTTTTGTCATAAGAAACATAGGAAATCAGATTGAGAACAACGTTGGTTCTGTTGATTACGGCGTTTTTCACCTTAGGACACCAGTTCTTCTCATTTTAGGTCACGTTCATTGTGGGGCGATAAAAACCTTTTTAGAAGGTTATGAAGATGAATCTATGAGTATCAGGCATGAGCTTGACCACTTGTGCATTCCCGTTTCAAGAGTAGAGAGAACAGGAGACTTTGAAAAGGATTGGTTGATGGCTGTAGAAGAAAACGTTCACTGGCAGGTAAGAATTGCCGTTGAAAGGTACGGCGTTTTAATAAAAAGGAACAGGCTTGCCGTTGTTGGGGCTGTTTATGATTTTGCCAACTATTACGGTAAAGGTTATGGAAGAATCTTAATTGTAAATCTGAACGGCGATAAAAATCCTAAGAGAATAAGGAAAAATCCCCTCCTCTCCAACCTGCCTCTTGAAAAGGTTATTCCTTAA
- a CDS encoding D-glycero-alpha-D-manno-heptose-1,7-bisphosphate 7-phosphatase — translation MKKAAFLDRDNTLIHDPGYIHEPEKVILLEGVGEGLKLLKDNGYLLIVVSNQSGIGRGYFEEKDFWAVNNKLQELLKPFNVQIDAFYFCPHKPDDNCTCRKPKIELALKAAKEIGIDLKSSVMIGDKDSDVEFGFKAGMKCSLKVGSYPFDNFLKAAQFVVEFFKN, via the coding sequence ATGAAAAAAGCTGCGTTTTTAGATAGGGATAATACCCTTATTCATGACCCGGGATACATACACGAGCCGGAGAAAGTAATTTTGCTTGAGGGCGTTGGTGAAGGATTAAAACTACTGAAAGACAACGGATACCTCCTCATAGTAGTAAGCAACCAATCTGGAATTGGCAGGGGATACTTTGAAGAGAAAGACTTTTGGGCAGTAAACAATAAACTACAGGAGCTATTAAAACCGTTTAACGTTCAGATAGACGCTTTTTACTTCTGCCCACATAAACCAGACGATAACTGCACCTGCCGTAAGCCTAAAATAGAGCTTGCATTAAAAGCAGCTAAAGAGATAGGCATAGACCTTAAAAGCAGCGTGATGATAGGTGATAAAGATTCAGACGTTGAATTTGGTTTTAAAGCTGGAATGAAGTGTAGTTTAAAAGTGGGGAGTTACCCTTTTGACAACTTTTTAAAAGCAGCACAGTTTGTAGTGGAATTTTTTAAGAATTAA
- the truD gene encoding tRNA pseudouridine(13) synthase TruD gives MVKLYTKIKQKPEDFVVEELPILEPKESGNFYLLKLHKSNTSTLEAVRILSRFLKIPLKEIGFAGLKDKFAVTTQYLTIPDSYTVESCCFGIKNNRWVRKETVNVGKETGFCVEILGKVNRKLNLGDLKGNRFTITVRNFEKNLRGKFYRNLEIVKSYGFPNYFGEQRFGSVKSRDDFVLRYILKGDFDGALRSYFFGKSTVDYWGDWKKLYKTLSPALEEYEKDLIKGLMRGLPAEKAFRILPKNVRLMFNFAFQSFLWNETLREYVEMKYPFVRIPFINNWKLSYYLKVHDFKHLEKLEIPYTGHVYKPEDPKLKKVMKKVFKKYGVKEEWFDKETAGMVVMTDGLRKAIVKPEDFRILEKTKKHVKLQFTLPPGSYATVLLRFLIKG, from the coding sequence ATGGTTAAGCTATATACAAAGATAAAGCAAAAACCAGAAGATTTTGTAGTAGAAGAACTGCCAATTTTAGAACCTAAAGAAAGCGGCAACTTTTATCTATTAAAACTTCACAAATCCAACACATCTACTTTAGAAGCCGTAAGGATTCTATCCCGATTTTTAAAGATTCCCCTAAAAGAAATAGGGTTTGCAGGACTGAAGGATAAATTTGCAGTCACAACGCAGTATTTAACGATTCCTGACTCTTATACCGTTGAAAGCTGCTGCTTTGGAATAAAAAACAATCGGTGGGTAAGAAAAGAAACTGTTAACGTAGGGAAAGAAACAGGTTTTTGCGTTGAAATTTTAGGCAAGGTAAATAGAAAACTGAATTTAGGAGATTTGAAGGGAAACAGGTTTACGATAACCGTAAGAAATTTTGAAAAAAATCTAAGAGGAAAGTTTTACCGGAACCTTGAAATAGTTAAATCCTACGGCTTTCCAAACTATTTTGGTGAACAGAGATTTGGAAGCGTAAAGAGCAGAGATGATTTCGTTCTAAGATACATTCTAAAAGGAGACTTTGACGGCGCTTTGAGAAGTTACTTTTTTGGAAAATCCACCGTTGACTACTGGGGTGACTGGAAAAAGCTATACAAAACCCTCTCACCTGCCCTTGAAGAGTATGAAAAAGACCTAATAAAAGGGTTAATGAGAGGGCTGCCAGCCGAAAAAGCGTTCAGGATACTGCCCAAAAACGTCCGCTTAATGTTTAACTTTGCATTTCAGAGCTTTCTGTGGAATGAAACGTTAAGAGAATACGTTGAAATGAAATACCCCTTTGTAAGAATTCCCTTTATAAACAACTGGAAACTCTCATACTACCTGAAGGTTCACGATTTCAAGCACTTAGAAAAGTTAGAAATACCTTACACCGGTCACGTTTACAAACCTGAAGACCCCAAACTGAAGAAAGTGATGAAAAAGGTATTCAAGAAATACGGCGTGAAAGAAGAGTGGTTTGATAAAGAAACAGCAGGAATGGTGGTAATGACAGATGGACTGAGAAAGGCAATCGTAAAGCCTGAAGATTTCCGCATTTTAGAGAAGACGAAAAAGCACGTTAAACTGCAGTTTACCCTCCCTCCCGGTTCCTACGCAACAGTTTTACTAAGATTCCTCATTAAAGGGTAG
- a CDS encoding HDOD domain-containing protein: MSNLDRLELNREVMLRLIKGLIEGEELNEIAQIISLDPNLSARLLKFINSPFFGLRKEIKSIVQTVAYLGYKNLKDYIFVLLTSSFLKTKSRDEMKNTIKFAYLLRGLAEKLLPEHSDEAYMVGILDPVKDEIGEEIREILEKAGVSEYVINGLLDDNSKLGKIKRLGKKLMELCGDLTSGKNVNIPEEFSMFTKEELVEICLSAEDKAQNILSTL; this comes from the coding sequence ATGTCCAACTTAGATAGGCTTGAACTCAACCGAGAAGTGATGCTCAGGCTTATAAAAGGTTTAATAGAAGGGGAAGAACTTAACGAGATAGCTCAAATAATAAGCCTTGACCCAAACCTTTCTGCAAGGCTTTTAAAGTTTATCAATTCCCCCTTTTTCGGTCTCAGAAAGGAGATAAAGTCTATCGTTCAGACGGTTGCTTATTTAGGATATAAGAACCTTAAAGACTACATATTCGTTCTCCTTACTTCTTCATTTCTGAAAACTAAGAGTCGCGATGAGATGAAAAATACTATAAAGTTTGCCTATCTCCTTAGAGGATTGGCGGAAAAACTCCTTCCTGAACATTCCGATGAGGCTTACATGGTGGGGATTTTAGACCCGGTAAAAGATGAAATTGGTGAAGAGATAAGAGAAATTCTTGAGAAAGCTGGCGTTTCAGAGTACGTAATAAACGGCTTGTTGGACGATAACAGCAAGTTGGGGAAAATTAAGAGATTAGGGAAAAAACTGATGGAGCTTTGCGGCGATTTAACTTCAGGAAAGAACGTTAACATTCCAGAAGAGTTTTCCATGTTTACAAAAGAGGAACTGGTGGAAATATGCCTTTCTGCTGAAGATAAGGCTCAGAACATTCTTTCTACCCTTTAA
- the rsmB gene encoding 16S rRNA (cytosine(967)-C(5))-methyltransferase RsmB codes for MTGWKTRFLALKILIFTERENFKRFKPFLDKYTKDLPPLDRAFVREIASGTVRFLRLLDFSIEKATGKNPAKQKIPTRNALRLTAYQLFFTGIPPYAAINETVEAFKRIAGKKAAGFINAVSKKLINFDYKSAVNEIRDPIERLAVFHSFETWMVKRWHNFYGQNLERLLESLNEVAPLYLRVNALKINVGEFLKLLEDKGFGFEQHPFLKEMVRIKGRVAVEELPGYESGFFYIQDPASYLAAYLLQPKPGERILDVGAAPGGKTTAIAALTGNEMEIYAVDVSKSRMELLKENCKKLGVKNVKPVITDISKDRSFIEKHKNSFDRILIDAPCSATGVIRRHPEGKWNKSLSLIKTNASIQRELIKSAVKLLKPGGVLLFSVCSLEKEEGEAHVALFKNLNLKPQPFEEVKNFLYPDSNVLRVFPYRDGMDGFFYTRWNV; via the coding sequence TTGACTGGCTGGAAGACGAGATTTTTGGCTCTGAAAATCCTGATATTTACTGAAAGAGAAAACTTTAAACGCTTTAAGCCGTTTCTTGACAAATACACTAAAGACTTACCGCCTCTTGACAGGGCTTTTGTGAGAGAGATTGCTTCTGGGACAGTTAGATTCTTAAGGCTTCTTGACTTTTCTATTGAAAAAGCTACCGGTAAAAATCCTGCAAAGCAAAAAATCCCCACCCGCAACGCCCTCCGCCTTACAGCTTATCAATTGTTCTTCACCGGCATTCCCCCTTACGCTGCAATCAACGAAACCGTTGAAGCCTTTAAAAGAATTGCCGGTAAAAAGGCTGCAGGTTTTATCAACGCCGTTTCAAAGAAATTGATAAATTTTGACTACAAAAGCGCCGTTAACGAAATAAGAGACCCGATTGAAAGGCTTGCCGTTTTCCACTCTTTTGAAACCTGGATGGTAAAGAGGTGGCACAACTTTTACGGACAGAACCTTGAACGCTTGCTTGAGAGTTTGAACGAGGTTGCTCCTCTCTACCTTCGCGTTAACGCTCTCAAAATAAATGTAGGTGAGTTTTTAAAACTCCTTGAAGATAAAGGTTTTGGCTTTGAACAGCATCCATTCCTGAAAGAGATGGTCAGGATAAAAGGTAGAGTTGCAGTTGAAGAGCTACCTGGATACGAAAGTGGTTTCTTCTACATACAGGACCCTGCTTCTTACCTTGCAGCGTATCTGCTTCAGCCAAAACCTGGCGAAAGAATATTGGACGTAGGCGCTGCTCCGGGAGGAAAGACAACCGCTATTGCTGCCCTTACAGGAAACGAGATGGAAATCTACGCCGTTGATGTCAGCAAAAGTAGGATGGAACTTTTAAAAGAAAACTGCAAGAAGCTTGGCGTTAAGAACGTTAAACCTGTTATTACCGACATTTCAAAAGATAGGTCCTTCATTGAAAAGCATAAGAATAGCTTTGACAGGATACTCATTGACGCTCCATGCAGCGCAACAGGCGTTATCAGGCGTCACCCTGAAGGCAAGTGGAACAAAAGTTTATCTTTGATTAAAACCAACGCTTCCATTCAAAGAGAATTGATAAAGTCGGCAGTTAAACTTTTAAAACCTGGTGGCGTTTTACTTTTTAGCGTTTGTTCTTTGGAGAAAGAGGAGGGGGAAGCCCATGTAGCGCTTTTTAAAAACCTTAACTTGAAGCCTCAACCGTTTGAAGAAGTCAAGAATTTCCTCTACCCTGACTCTAACGTTTTGCGGGTTTTCCCCTATAGAGATGGCATGGACGGATTTTTCTATACCCGCTGGAATGTATAA
- a CDS encoding adenylate kinase family protein, with the protein MPTKNPPSPRGRVKLRITITGTPGTGKTTVSKLLAQRLELPLYELSKLIKEEKLYTSYDEKRNSYVVDTDALRRFFEEKESFIAEGMVAHYIPSDVLVILRLKPEEVKKRLKMRGYSEEKVVENVESEKLAVIATEALDSPASPKILHIDTTGRTPEEVAELILEGIKGKEIFDDVDWLEDEIFGSENPDIY; encoded by the coding sequence ATGCCAACTAAAAATCCTCCCTCCCCTCGCGGGAGGGTTAAACTCAGAATAACCATCACAGGCACTCCAGGAACTGGCAAAACTACCGTTTCAAAACTCCTCGCACAGCGTCTTGAATTACCTCTTTATGAACTTTCAAAGCTAATAAAAGAAGAAAAGCTCTATACTTCTTACGATGAAAAAAGAAACTCTTACGTTGTTGATACAGATGCTCTGAGGAGATTCTTTGAAGAGAAAGAATCTTTTATCGCTGAAGGAATGGTAGCTCATTATATACCTTCAGACGTTTTGGTTATCCTTCGCCTTAAACCTGAAGAAGTAAAAAAGCGACTGAAGATGAGAGGGTATTCTGAAGAAAAAGTAGTAGAGAACGTAGAATCGGAGAAGTTAGCAGTAATAGCTACAGAAGCGTTAGATTCTCCCGCTTCTCCTAAAATTCTTCATATTGATACTACCGGCAGGACGCCAGAAGAAGTTGCTGAACTTATATTAGAAGGAATAAAAGGAAAGGAGATATTTGACGACGTTGACTGGCTGGAAGACGAGATTTTTGGCTCTGAAAATCCTGATATTTACTGA